One segment of Dryobates pubescens isolate bDryPub1 chromosome 23, bDryPub1.pri, whole genome shotgun sequence DNA contains the following:
- the LOC128898433 gene encoding uncharacterized protein LOC128898433 translates to MPRRKEVAALRSLCLQSLAQHMESLWVKDYSKNYLDEYQFRFVMGPFNDLAGSLVQELIHLLGKSRRLTRAALHLLLVPHLQELSLRPCPSLASNAIGQLITMRCKNLSSLDLQGCSRLSADVLVDLAEGLPQLCQLRLAGTQANVQVLSAVGSCCRRLQELDVSCCKKVSPRALRHLAYDPLAQALCCPRLRVLLARDVEPVDDMVPAVAFLLLALPRLEFLAHSAVPEALHLFHKCQFDGTKDTEGFPSLAELAQRRGAVPGGPPLTLPLQHVEEVEELALATVHAVCPQTREASVWLGDTPGLASSWELLGWDHLARLTLGCAGPQSRTLTEVVPLVQRLGPRLQSLGLHGFCCQDEVSLPSLLASCTSLQAFSAELHTMPDTKAHLEVPEDPLHWATDLLPHSLTQLHSFSLALASATDVFPARHRLALCATLASLLCHAPRLQTLHLLSVPFPLDSVFQTVLAAPGPPLLELQELSLAKSSVSSETVWLLLSSQSPLRRLDLSHCWNISRRDYDSFVKMAHTQQLELDIAWE, encoded by the exons ATGCCGAGGAGAAAGGAGGTGGCAGCGCTGcgcagcctctgcctgcagagcctggcccagcacaTGGAGAGCCTCTGGGTGAAGGACTACAGCAAGAACTACCTGGATGAGTACCAGTTCCGCTTTGTCATGGGTCCCTTTAACGACCTGG CTGGCAGCTTGGTGCAGGAGCTGATCCACCTGCTGGGCAAGAGCCGGCGCCTGACGCGGGCAGCACTTCACCTGCTCCTGGTGCCACacctgcaggagctcagcctgcggccgtgccccagcctggccagcaatGCCATTGGCCAGCTCATCACCATGCGCTGCAAG AACCTGAGCTCCCTggacctgcagggctgcagccggCTCTCGGCGGACGTTCTGGTGGACCTGGCTGAGgggctgccacagctctgccagctgaggctggcagggacccaGGCCAACGTCCAGGTGCTCTCAGCTGTGGGCTCCTGCTGCCGgcgcctgcaggagctggacgTGTCCTGCTGCAAGAAGGTGTCCCCCCGCGCCCTGCGCCACCTGGCCTACGACCCCCTGGCCCaggccctctgctgccccaggctccgCGTCCTGCTGGCCCGCGACGTGGAGCCGGTGGACGACATGGTGCCAGCGGtggccttcctgctgctggctctgccacgCTTGGAGTTTCTGGCCCACAGTGCAGTGCCAGAAGCTCTCCACCTCTTCCACAAGTGCCAGTTTGATGGCACAAAGGACACTGAGGGTTTTCCCtcactggcagagctggcacagcgacgaggggctgtccctgggggcCCCCCGCTCACCCTGCCCCTTCAGCACGTAGAGGAGGTAGAGGAGCTGGCTCTGGCCACTGTCCACGCTGTCTGTCCTCAAACCAGGGAGGCCAGTGTGTGGCTAGGGGACACCCCAGGCCTGGCAAGCAGCTGGGAACTGCTAGGCTGGGACCACCTGGCCCGGCTCACCCTGGGCTGTGCCGGGCCGCAGAGCCGGACGCTGACAGAGGTGGTGCCGCTGGTTCAGAGACTGGGCCCtcgcctgcagagcctgggcctgcatggcttctgctgccaggatgaggtctccctgccctccctgcttgCCAGCTGCACCAGCCTGCAGGCCTTCAGCGCCGAGCTGCACACCATGCCAGACACAAAAGCCCACCTTGAGGTCCCAGAGGACCCCTTGCACTGGGCCACCGACCTGCTGCCCCATAGCCtcacccagctccacagcttctccctgGCCCTGGCCAGCGCCACTGACGTCTTCCCTGCACGGCACAGGTTGGCATTGTGTGCCACACTGGCCtccctgctgtgccatgctccacgcctccagacccttcacctgcTCAGTGTCCCCTTCCCACTGGACTCAGTGTTCCAGACGGTGCTGGCAGCACCGGGGCCaccactgctggagctgcaggagctctcaCTGGCcaagagctctgtgtccagcgaGACTgtgtggctcctgctgagctcccaGAGTCCCCTGCGCCGCTTGGACCTGTCCCACTGCTGGAACATCTCCCGGAGGGACTATGACAGCTTTGTGAAGatggcacacacacagcagctggagctggacaTTGCCTGGGAGTAA
- the LOC104308838 gene encoding retinol dehydrogenase 13-like encodes MDLLSACSHPCWFLLTLLLGLLLWAQRRQRWDPRGCPTDLTGKTVIVTGANSGIGKCVAMDLARRNARTILACRSQERGQAAVEEIRAATGNPAVLLRVLDTSSLASVRAFAQAVLQEETRLDVLVNNAGVTGTLRARGQGRAPASPGHSPASPRRPAPGQPVPPRPGLPFTVTPEGLEMTFATNHLGPFLLTNLLLELLKASAPARVVNVSSLRHSAGTADGRYLTGQRRPRGYDAAYNSTKLMNVLFSAELSRRLHGTGVTSNVLSPGVVSTSIMRHFGWAMRTLFFLLRPLIKSPEQGAISTIYCAVAEEVSGITGKYFKSDCRLALPAPAGRDAALARKLWEESERLTGLGDRPQH; translated from the exons ATGGATCTGCTGAGTGCCTGCAGCCACCCATGCTGGttcctgctcacactgcttctggggctgctcctctgggcacagaggagacAACGCTGGGACCCCCGCGGGTGTCCCACTGACCTGACCGGCAAGACAGTGATCGTTACCGGAGCCAACAGCg GGATTGgcaaatgtgtggccatggacCTGGCCCGCAGGAACGCCCGCACCATCCTGGCGTGCCGGAGCCAGGAGCGGGGCCAGGCGGCGGTGGAGGAGATCCGGGCGGCCACCGGCAACCCCGCAGTGCTGCTGCGGGTGCTGGACACCAGCTCGCTGGCCTCGGTGCGAGCCTtcgcccaggctgtgctgcaggaggagacgCGGCTGGACGTGCTGGTCAACAACGCCGGCGTCACCGGTACGCTCCGCGCCCGGGGTCAGGGTCGGGCCCCCGCCAGCCCCGGCCACAGTCCAGCTTCTCCTCGCCGCCCGGCTCCTGGCCAACCTGTCCCCCCTCGCCCAGGGCTGCCTTTCACTGTCACGCCGGAGGGCCTGGAAATGACCTTCGCCACCAACCACCTGGGCCCCTTCCTGCTTACcaacctgctgctgg agctgctgaaggcctcGGCGCCTGCCCGCGTGGTCAACGTCTCGTCGCTGCGGCACAGCGCGGGCACCGCTGACGGCCGGTACCTCACCGGGCAGCGGCGGCCCAGGGGCTACGACGCTGCCTACAACAGCACCAAGCTGATGAACGTCCTCTTCAGCGCCGAGCTGTCCCGGCGGCTGCACGGCACAG GGGTGACCAGCAATGTGCTGAGTCCTGGCGTGGTGAGCACCAGCATCATGCGGCACTTCGGCTGGGCCATGCGcaccctcttcttcctcctccgccccCTCATAAAG TCGCCGGAGCAGGGCGCCATCAGCACCATCTACTGCGCTGTGGCAGAGGAGGTGTCGGGCATCACAGGCAAGTACTTCAAGAGCGactgcaggctggcactgcccgCCCCGGCCGGGCGCGACGCTGCGCTGGCTCGCAAGCTCTGGGAGGAGTCGGAGAGGCTGACAGGGCTTGGGGACAGACCCCAGCACTGa
- the C23H2orf81 gene encoding uncharacterized protein C2orf81 homolog: MIPRERAATSKSRVDKPQQPVVATSHADVVSGLLPQDEWLSLLEAEQGDRDVGDTLAELLDRVMDGCLKADVAQQLVPFVVAQARDAILHIAQWRFLARDEGDSDLKDADGTWQEDEEPEPPTTDSWARGCVPTQRAHLSPGEGEVEVLDPKDKPLAHPYGARWHRRGSERGSSRLPQGSVPTRGTQLQVPPPGSSQPIGHLPQPLGSVRLAPGVTVRWDAGVKQEVEEDEKEEETEQSLRPIHPTVLLPAMATRQATGESKY, from the exons ATGATCCCCCGGGAGCGAGCAGCCACCTCCAAGTCACGGGTGGACAAGCCCCAGCAGCCCGTCGTGGCCACCAGCCATGCTGACGTGGTGTCcgggctgctgccccaggacgagtggctgtccctgctggaggctgagcagggggacAGGGATGTTGGAGATACCCTTGCCGAGCTCTTGGACCGTGTGATGGATGGGTGCCTCAAAGCTGATGTGGCTCAGCAG ctcgTGCCCTTCGTGGTGGCCCAGGCACGGGATGCCATCCTGCACATTGCCCAGTGGCGTTTCCTGGCACGGGATGAGGGAGATTCGGACCTCAAGGATGCAGATGGCACTtggcaggaggatgaggagcCTGAGCCCCCCACCACGGACTCCTGGGCACGGGGCTGCGTTCCCACCCAGCGCGCTCATCTGTCCCCAGGTGAAGGAGAG GTCGAGGTGCTGGACCCAAAGGACAAGCCGCTGGCACATCCCTATGGTGCCCGCTGGCACAGACGGGGATCAGAGAGGGGCAGCTCGCGGCTGCCGCAGGGGTCGGTCCCTACGAGGGGAACACAGCTCCAGGTTCCTCCCCCCGGATCCTCCCAGCCCATCGGCCACCTGCCTCAGCCACTCGGCTCTGTCCGGCTGGCCCCCGGTGTGACCGTCAGATGGGACGCCGGTGTGAAGCAAGAGGTTGAAGAGGacgagaaggaggaggagaccgAGCAGAGCTTGAGACCCATCCACCCCACGGTGCTCCTCCCGGCCATGGCTACCAGGCAGGCCACGGGGGAGAGCAAGTACTGA